The genomic DNA AACAGTAAATACATTAGCAATAATTAATCAAACAAGAAAATGGGGCCTCCGTTGTTTTAACGGAGGCCCCATTTTTCTTGTTTCTTTTATTGATACACACTAATTCGTTGATTTGGGTGTGCATTACTTTCCACTTCATCTAACATGGCAACGGCGTAGTCTGCGTAACTAATGTAGCTGTCACCTTGACTATTGGTTGTTAATTCTTCGCCAGCGACTTCATAATGGCCTGTCGCAGGACCTTCAGCATCAAACATGGCTGCAGGACTAATATAGGTCCAGTAGATGTTTTGAGCTTCTTTCAATAAGTTTAAAGCTTCGCCCATCGCCGAAGCTAATGGCTGAATTTCTGCTGGGAATGATGGTGTATCTTTTAATTGAGTTGTGTGTTCTGGGTCCACATACAAGGTTCCAGCGCCCCCAACGACAAACAAGCGCGTTTTTTGATTGGTTAAAATCTCAATCAAATGTTTGGTAGATTTGGGGAAATCTTGCACATCAGGGAATCCTAAGGCACTAATTAATACATCAAACGCTTGAATATCTTCTGTTGTTAATTGATAAACATCTTTTTCAATGGTCGGTGTGCCATCTGTTATTTTTGAGGCATTACGAACGATGGCTGTCACGTCCATCCCGCGACGTTTAGCTTCTGCTAAAAGTAATTGTCCTTCTTTTCCTGTTGCTCCTAATACTGCTACTTTCATGTAAATCATCCTTTCATTTTTAAATAGAACTAAAATAGTTACATTTAATACTTTAAAAGTAGAGAGATTACTTATCTCTCTTAACTTCTATTTCATGAATCACATCTGCTAAGGTGATGCTTTTCAATTCTTCTTCCATTTTTTGTTGCACTTTAGTAAATTCAGTTTCTAGTACCGATTGGATATTTGCCCCAACGGAACAGTTTGGATTAGGATTTTGATGGATATTGAAAATCTCTCGTTCCAATTCAACCGCTGTATAAATTTCATACAGTGAGATCTCTTCTGGTTTCTTTAATAAGGTATTTTTATTGGCTCCACGCATGGAATGAATCAAGCCGGCTTTTTTTAACTGACTCATTAGTCGTCGAACAACGACTGGATTCGTATTCACGCTCGAAGCAATGTATTCAGAAGTCACTTGTTCTTGAGGACCTGTTTCAATCAAACTTAAAATATGAATCGCAACACTTAATTTCGTTGACATGGCCATGTCTAATCACTCCAAACTAAATGTAACGTTATTTGTTACATTTACAGAATACGCTGTTTCGTTTTATTTGTCAATGAGAAACCTCTGACTATTCAAAATAAAAATCATTTGTTGAAACAACACGGGCCCCAAACGGCATTAACGCTAATTTCGCCAATTTAAGGGATTGTTGCCCAAACGGAATACCGATGATTGTCAGACAAAGCAACAAGCCACTAATACAATGCCCAATTGCTAATGGTAGTCCACTGATAATCAGCCAAATAATATTTACCACCAAAGATACGCCGCTATCACTATACACGACTCGCTTTTTAAACGGCCAAAAGCTCAACCCCGCTAATTTAAAACATTGTAAACCAATCGGAATACCGATAATTGTAATACACCAAATCACGCCTGCGAATAGCCAAGATAAGCCACCAAAAAAGCCGCCAAAGATGAACCATAAAATATTGCCCAGTGTTTTCATTCTTGTTCCTCTACTTTCCTCATTAAAAATTATGTATGTGAGTAAGTATACCACGAAAGCTTCTTTTTGTTTCAAACAATATTGTAAGGTCGCTGACTCGTTAAAAGACGAAGACGCTGTTTCATGATACAATGAAGAAACTAACGATAAAGGAGCAGACTTCATGGACTTACATTTAACCGTTGATCTAAAAAAAACAAAGACACTCATTGATTTAGCCGATCAGGCCCACTTAATCATTGAACAAACAACTAAATTACCGAAAAAAGAGGCAGCGATTCTTTTCTTGCTAAGAGATAACCAACTAGTTGCTTTAGGACTTGCTGAAGAAAAAGCTACATATAAAGAAGTTTCTTTTGATCACTCGATTTTATTGAAACCGACTTGGGACACAGAACTTGCCTATTTAGCGCAAGCTTTCCTAGATGATGCGAAAGAAAGTGGTTTAACATTGGAAGCAACCCCAACGACAGTCAAAATTCCGAAAAGTGCGGTAGCGACAGTGACTAACTATAAAGAAACAGTCACCTTTATCTTGGAACGTTTTGGCTACTCTCTGTTTAAAAAACCGGCGCCGAAGAAAGCCAGACCAGCCAAAGCACGCCACAAATGGACAAAAGAAGTCAGCCAAATTCCTTTTTATATTGATACTCGACAAAGCAAAGCAACTGTTTTTTGGCAAAAGCGCAATGAAATGCTTATTAAAGCTGGCGCAACAATGATGCCAGAAGCCCCTTTAAATAAAGACGGGTCTGTCGGTTTCTCCGCTAGATTTGGTGAAAAACTTCGTGATGAACGCAAGGGCCAATTTAAAGACTTTGTCACAATGGAAGATATCGTCTTAAAAAGCGTTAATGAAGTCGGCTTGTTTCTCTATTTTGCTGGAACAAACAGCTGGTTAGAGCTAGTTGATGAGAACGGCAAAACCTTAAATGAATGGACTGTGGTGGAATAAACCTTATAAAAAAATGTCACGCCTGATTTTTATGATTCAGGCGCGACATTTTTTTAATTTAAATAACTTTTTGCTATCGCTTGATACTTATCAATCATATCTAAATAATTATCAATTTCGACATATTCGTCGACTTGGTGTGCAGTAGTGGTCACACCTGGTCCAAAGACAACGCAATCAAATGTATTGTCTGATTTAGTAAATTCAGCTAAGTCTGTGGTCCCAGCGCTTGTCACTAATGGTAATGGTTGATCAAATTGGGCTTGAATGGCTTGAATTAACGCAGAATCTTTCTCAGCTTTTACAGGAATTTTATTGTAATCAATCGTTAATTCTAACTGATGTTTTTCTTTTTTGTTCAATTCATCGACAATTTTTTGTAATAATGCAATGACTTGGTCGTTGCTGAATTCTGGAATTGAACGGATATTCCCTTGCAAGGCTGCTTGACCTGGAATACTGTTCACTTGTGTGCCACCTTTAATGACGGTTACATTGTGAATCGTTCGACCTAATTCAGGATTTTCATAGTTTGCTGTGACTTCCGCCATTTGTTGGTTTGCTTCTGTAATAAATTCGTTCAAATTATTAATCGCGTTAATGCCTTCTTCTGGCATCGAACTGTGGGCTTCTTTTCCGTGTGACACAACAGAATAGTTAATTGAACCCATGTGCGCATACATCAAGTTATAATTGGTTGGTTCTCCAATGACTAAGGCACTTAAATCATCCGCATAGCCTTTTTCAGTTAATTGGCCAGCGCCTAGCTCGCCGACTTCTTCACCAACTGTACCTAAAAATTTAACCGCTCCATTTAATGGAACTTCCTTTTCTTTTAATTCAATCATTGCTAAAACCATTGCGACTAAGCCGCTTTTCATGTCCGTTGCGCCACGGCCATACAATTTATTTCCTTCAATATGGGCCGCAAATGGCGGGAAAGTCCATTGACTTTCGTCCCCTTCAGAAACCACGTCCATGTGGCCACTAAACCCTAAGACTTTTTCTCGGTTTTCACCTAAATAAGCAACCAAACTACTACGATTTGGTGCATAAGAAACAAGTTCAGAAGGGATCTCATATTTCTTCAAAAGATTTTGTAAATAGATTGCCACTTCTTCTTCGTTTCCATTTACAGATTTAATTTTAACCACATCTTGTAAAATACTAATTTTTTCTGATTTTTCCATTGCCATTCGCCCTTTCTTGTTATGCTTAATTCTAGTGTACGCTTCTCTCAGTAAAACCGCAACTGACTTGGTTAGGTCAGTAAAAAACACGCGACATTTCTTAAAACTGTCGCGTGTTTTTTGCTGAGTTTATTTTAAATAATTAGGCGCTGCCAATTCATTCTCAATGACTTGATTAGGAATCACAAATTCAGGGGTGCCCATATAGTAAGGCGCAATCTCTCCTTGAGGAAACACAATCACTAATTGGTGTTTTTCATTGATATAGAAAGGTTGGTCCTTTTTAATTTTTTTGAAGGGTTGAACATCACTGGGGGCATCCTCTTTTTCGGACCAGTATATTTTATTGCTATCGTTCTTCATTTGGTCTGCTATTTGTTGTTTAATTTCACTACTAATGACATCAATGTAAAAATCATTTTTAAAAATTAAGGGGAGTGAAACGACAACATTGGCTCGTTTATCGATGGTGTCATATTTTGTTGTCGTCGCAGAACTGCCTTTAATTTCTGTGAAGGTTCGTTTGACCACTAGGAAGCGACGGTCGTCCACGACTTTTTCATAATCTCCAGTGACTGAAACACGAGAACCATCAAACAATTGCCCTTTGACTTGTTGAAATTCTGTTTGGGCTTCTTTCAAGTATTTTTTGTTGAGCGTGTCGGCTACTGAAGATTCTTGGGATGTTTGGATTTTAGGGACATCGATGTTTACTTCACTTTCCTGTTTTTTCGCTGTCAACGTTTTGATGGTGACTAATTGAACAATTTTATCTAACACAGGAATGTTGCGGGCTGCTTCACTAAAACCTGGAAACAAATTGACTGATAAGACAAAGCCACAAGCCACCACTACACTACTTTGCAGTGAGCGGTTTCTAAAACGAAGCCAGGTGTACCGCTTTTTCTCTTTATGAAAACGCGCTTTGACTTCCGCTTGTAGATCCGTTGGCAACGGTTGTTGGCGGTATTCTTTTGAAAAGTTTTTAACAACACTTTTTACAAAATCTTCCATTATTTTTTCGCTTCCTTTCTTTTACTAATTCAATAGACTTCGGAGTTCATTCAAACTGCGGTACATCTTCGTTTTAATCGTGTTTTCGTTAATATCCAGGATCAAGGCGATTTCTTTTAGCGTAAATCCTTCAAAAAATTTTAATAGAATAATTTCACGATTGGGACTATCTAATTGATTAATAATTTCTTCAATTTCTAAAAAACTGCGTTGGGGATTATTTAAAAGGGCTAACACATGTTCATCTTTTTCAATATGAACAGCTTCTCGTTTCTTTTTACGCCAATAATCTGTCGCTACAGAAAGCAGAATTCGAAAGAACCACGCTTCAAAATCCTTAATATCGGGTCCTTTTTGGATGGCCTTCAGTGCCTTTTCAAAGCTTTCTTGAATCACATCCAAGGCATCTTCTTTCGAATGTGTATAGTTAAAGGCAATGCGATACATTTTTTCATATTTGGTATCCACAAGCGTTTCTAACGCGCGAATTTGTTTTTTTCTTTTCCAACCATCGAAAACCATCGATTTCTGGAACCTCCTTTCCTGTACACTTATATAGACGAATCACAAGCATAAAAAGTTTCAACTTTTTTATTATTTTTAATTTTTATATTCTAAAAGAAAAAGAAATCACCGTCTAGTCTACGATGATTTCTTTTTCTCTTCTCCCGAATGCGGTCTTAGTGCACTCAGCGTTTTAATAAAATGCGACCAATCAACAGGACGTGGTGGCGCTAGCCAAATAATTTGGGTAATCTCAGGCCAATCGACAAAATGAATATCCGATAAAATTAATTGTACACTTTCATCTACATGTGCTTTGAAAATGATATTCCATTTCGTAATTTTTTCAATATTTTTTTGTATCATACGATTATAGGCTTCACCAAAGGAAAAGTCGACACACAATGTAATCGGAGCCAAAACTTTTTTCAATGGTAACGCATCCACCATTAACAACAGATACCGATAAAATAAAAACTGTCTGGCATCCCAAACAGCGGGATTCGCTTTTTGTTCTTGAATAAATTGTCGACTAGCAGAAAAATACTCTGTATATGTTTCTGCAAAGTAGGTTACATCCATTTTGCGATAACTATAGTTTGCTTCTATTGGAAAATGGAACAATTTAAAATGAACGATTGTTACTTTTTGTTCAAAGCCTTGCAGGACTTCCTCGGAAAGCTGAAATTGTATTTTTAAATAGCTTAACAAGTCACGATTCAATTGTTGAATTTCTGCAAATCTTTGGCAAAGTGCTGCTGAAGCTACTTGAAGCCACTCTTCAGCAATTAAAAATAAGAGTAAATAATTGCCTTCGTTTGTTCGTTGTGGTTCTGGGATTTGAAGACTCTCTAACCAATTGAAAACATTCTGCTGATTGTCACCGGCTAATTGTTTTAACACTTGCGAATCTACTTTTTTCTCTACATAAAACTGTTGCTGCGTTCGTACTAAAGAAACCGCCAAAAAATGAAAACATTTAGCTTGTGCATAGCCTGCACGCTGATTAAGATGAACCTTCTCAGAAAAAAATAGCTCAAAGTTCCGAATCTGCTCTAAAACTTTTTTACCGTACAATGAAAAATCACGTTGGTATAATTGTAAAAAAACCAGTGTTGTTACTTCGCGTAAATTGGTTTCATTTCCCACTAAGTGAAATTCTTTATTAATTGTAATTTGATAATTTTCCAGCATTTTCTTTAATTCCTTGAACTCCTTATAAGCCAATGTGTGACTAACAAAGTGTTCTAAAGCAAACTCATTTACAGAATCAAAACGCTGAAAAAAGAAATCTTGAAACATAGCAAAACGTAACGACTCTTTAATATAGCAATCAATCAAAGTAGCGGAAGTTTCCGTTCCTGATTCATTAAGCGTTAAGAAAATACCATCGCTCACAATTTGAAAATCCTCTGATAAACCAAATTCAATAAAATCGGCATTTAATTCAGCGACCGTTTTGTTCACGATAAATTCAGATAATTCTAACTCCTGCATTACGGTTTCTTTTGACTCTGTTAACATCGGTGCATTTTCCAGTAACTGAAATAAGGCGATTTTTCTTTTATCCACTTTATTTAAAAACATCATCAATATCATAGACTTCTCTCACATCCATTTTTTTCCCATACAATCCATTTCCTGAAAGAAAGTACCCAACCGCTGCTAAATAGCTTTCAGATTCTTCATCGCCGCCTGCACCAAGTCCGTTAGGAAAGACAAAATCTTTATTCACTTGTAAGGGATGAGCCGTTGTTTCTTTTGTTTGTTTCTTTTTTTCTTTTGACATTGCCGGTTTCTCCACAGGTTTGTCTTTTTTCTTGGGTGAAGGCTTTTTTTCTTCAGAAGGAACCGTAGTTTTTTGATCTTCCGGAGGGGTCGGCGCAGGTTGTTCCGGTTCTGACTTTTCCTGAGGGGTGATTGATTCTGGTTTTGGTTGAATTTCTTCCGTTGGTTCTAAGGGATTATAAATAGGTGTCGCCAATGTTTGAATTGGTTCTATTTCGACAGCCGTAAAAATTAGCAAAGAACTAAATAAAAAAAGATACTTTTTTCTCATGGCTTCTCACTCTCTCTACCTCTACTTTATGGGAAGCAATTCCTTGTAAAAGTACCTTTACTTTTACAAGGAAAACCCTTTTTGTCAATAGATAGCCCTTTTTATTGCTCAGATTGTTGTTCTTCCTCTTTTTTCTTTTTACGATACAAGAAGAAAATCAATAAGAGCAGCGCTAGAATGATTAATGCAATCAGTAGATACAACCACCAATTGGTTCCTTTAATGGTTACGTCTTTTTCATTTAATTCTTTAGCAACGTCCCCAGAAATAGTAAATTCTTTTGTAAATTCCCATTTGTACAGGTACCGTTCTTCACCATTGGCGCCTTTGACTTGATAGGTGCCCTTTTCATCTTTTACACCATAGGCCGTTGATTTCAAGACATATTTC from Enterococcus faecalis includes the following:
- a CDS encoding YccF domain-containing protein, with translation MKTLGNILWFIFGGFFGGLSWLFAGVIWCITIIGIPIGLQCFKLAGLSFWPFKKRVVYSDSGVSLVVNIIWLIISGLPLAIGHCISGLLLCLTIIGIPFGQQSLKLAKLALMPFGARVVSTNDFYFE
- a CDS encoding helix-turn-helix domain-containing protein, which encodes MILMMFLNKVDKRKIALFQLLENAPMLTESKETVMQELELSEFIVNKTVAELNADFIEFGLSEDFQIVSDGIFLTLNESGTETSATLIDCYIKESLRFAMFQDFFFQRFDSVNEFALEHFVSHTLAYKEFKELKKMLENYQITINKEFHLVGNETNLREVTTLVFLQLYQRDFSLYGKKVLEQIRNFELFFSEKVHLNQRAGYAQAKCFHFLAVSLVRTQQQFYVEKKVDSQVLKQLAGDNQQNVFNWLESLQIPEPQRTNEGNYLLLFLIAEEWLQVASAALCQRFAEIQQLNRDLLSYLKIQFQLSEEVLQGFEQKVTIVHFKLFHFPIEANYSYRKMDVTYFAETYTEYFSASRQFIQEQKANPAVWDARQFLFYRYLLLMVDALPLKKVLAPITLCVDFSFGEAYNRMIQKNIEKITKWNIIFKAHVDESVQLILSDIHFVDWPEITQIIWLAPPRPVDWSHFIKTLSALRPHSGEEKKKSS
- a CDS encoding RsiV family protein, yielding MEDFVKSVVKNFSKEYRQQPLPTDLQAEVKARFHKEKKRYTWLRFRNRSLQSSVVVACGFVLSVNLFPGFSEAARNIPVLDKIVQLVTIKTLTAKKQESEVNIDVPKIQTSQESSVADTLNKKYLKEAQTEFQQVKGQLFDGSRVSVTGDYEKVVDDRRFLVVKRTFTEIKGSSATTTKYDTIDKRANVVVSLPLIFKNDFYIDVISSEIKQQIADQMKNDSNKIYWSEKEDAPSDVQPFKKIKKDQPFYINEKHQLVIVFPQGEIAPYYMGTPEFVIPNQVIENELAAPNYLK
- a CDS encoding Rrf2 family transcriptional regulator — protein: MAMSTKLSVAIHILSLIETGPQEQVTSEYIASSVNTNPVVVRRLMSQLKKAGLIHSMRGANKNTLLKKPEEISLYEIYTAVELEREIFNIHQNPNPNCSVGANIQSVLETEFTKVQQKMEEELKSITLADVIHEIEVKRDK
- a CDS encoding RNA polymerase sigma factor, with protein sequence MVFDGWKRKKQIRALETLVDTKYEKMYRIAFNYTHSKEDALDVIQESFEKALKAIQKGPDIKDFEAWFFRILLSVATDYWRKKKREAVHIEKDEHVLALLNNPQRSFLEIEEIINQLDSPNREIILLKFFEGFTLKEIALILDINENTIKTKMYRSLNELRSLLN
- a CDS encoding ArgE/DapE family deacylase codes for the protein MEKSEKISILQDVVKIKSVNGNEEEVAIYLQNLLKKYEIPSELVSYAPNRSSLVAYLGENREKVLGFSGHMDVVSEGDESQWTFPPFAAHIEGNKLYGRGATDMKSGLVAMVLAMIELKEKEVPLNGAVKFLGTVGEEVGELGAGQLTEKGYADDLSALVIGEPTNYNLMYAHMGSINYSVVSHGKEAHSSMPEEGINAINNLNEFITEANQQMAEVTANYENPELGRTIHNVTVIKGGTQVNSIPGQAALQGNIRSIPEFSNDQVIALLQKIVDELNKKEKHQLELTIDYNKIPVKAEKDSALIQAIQAQFDQPLPLVTSAGTTDLAEFTKSDNTFDCVVFGPGVTTTAHQVDEYVEIDNYLDMIDKYQAIAKSYLN
- a CDS encoding NAD(P)-dependent oxidoreductase gives rise to the protein MIYMKVAVLGATGKEGQLLLAEAKRRGMDVTAIVRNASKITDGTPTIEKDVYQLTTEDIQAFDVLISALGFPDVQDFPKSTKHLIEILTNQKTRLFVVGGAGTLYVDPEHTTQLKDTPSFPAEIQPLASAMGEALNLLKEAQNIYWTYISPAAMFDAEGPATGHYEVAGEELTTNSQGDSYISYADYAVAMLDEVESNAHPNQRISVYQ